A region from the Arachis ipaensis cultivar K30076 chromosome B01, Araip1.1, whole genome shotgun sequence genome encodes:
- the LOC107635198 gene encoding trans-cinnamate 4-monooxygenase: MDLLFLEKVLLALFLAAVVSIAVSKLRGRKFKLPPGPLPVPIFGNWLQVGDDLNHRNLTELAKKFGDIFLLRMGQRNLVVVSSPELAKEVLHTQGVEFGSRTRNVVFDIFTGKGQDMVFTVYGEHWRKMRRIMTVPFFTNKVVQQYRYGWEDEAAKVVEDVKNNPEAATSGTVLRRRLQLMMYNNMFRIMFDRRFESEKDPVFQKLRLLNGERSRLAQSFEYNYGDFIPILRPLLRGYLKICKEVKDTRLKLFKDHFVEERKKLESTKRTHNEGLKCAMDHILDAQKKGEINEDNVLYIVENINVAAIETTLWSIEWGIAELVNHPEIQKKVRDEIDRVLGAGHQITEPDTHKLPYLQAVIKETLRLRMAIPLLVPHMNLHDAKLGGYDIPAESKILVNAWWLANNPAKWNNPQEFRPERFLEEESKVEANGNDFRYLPFGVGRRSCPGIILALPILGITLGRLVQNFELLPPPGQSKLDTTEKGGQFSLHILKHSTIVAKPRSF, from the exons ATGGACCTCCTTTTCTTAGAGAAGGTCCTCTTGGCACTCTTCCTCGCCGCCGTCGTCTCCATCGCCGTCTCCAAACTCCGAGGGAGGAAATTCAAGCTCCCGCCGGGACCACTCCCGGTACCGATCTTCGGCAACTGGCTGCAAGTCGGCGACGATCTGAACCACCGGAACCTGACGGAACTGGCGAAGAAATTCGGCGACATCTTCCTCCTCCGCATGGGGCAGCGAAACCTGGTGGTGGTTTCGTCGCCGGAGCTGGCGAAAGAGGTTCTACACACACAAGGCGTTGAATTCGGGTCACGAACCCGAAATGTTGTGTTCGACATCTTCACCGGTAAAGGCCAAGACATGGTCTTCACCGTCTACGGTGAACATTGGCGCAAGATGCGCCGAATCATGACCGTACCATTCTTCACCAATAAG GTGGTGCAGCAGTACCGTTATGGATGGGAGGATGAGGCGGCAAAAGTGGTGGAGGATGTTAAGAACAACCCGGAAGCGGCGACAAGCGGGACGGTTCTGCGGCGGAGGCTGCAGCTGATGATGTACAACAATATGTTCAGGATAATGTTCGACAGAAGGTTCGAGAGCGAGAAGGATCCAGTGTTCCAGAAGCTTCGGCTGCTGAACGGAGAAAGGAGTAGGTTGGCTCAGAGCTTTGAGTATAACTACGGTGACTTCATTCCCATTTTGAGGCCATTATTGAGAGGGTACTTGAAAATATGCAAGGAGGTTAAGGACACTAGGTTGAAGCTCTTCAAGGACCATTTCGTTGAGGAGAGAAA GAAACTAGAGAGCACAAAGAGAACCCACAACGAAGGCCTAAAGTGCGCAATGGATCACATTTTGGATGCACAGAAAAAAGGCGAAATCAATGAGGACAACGTTCTTTACATTGTTGAGAATATTAACGTTGCTG CAATAGAGACAACACTATGGTCAATTGAGTGGGGAATAGCTGAGCTAGTGAACCACCCAGAAATCCAAAAGAAAGTAAGAGATGAAATTGATAGAGTTTTAGGAGCAGGACACCAAATAACTGAGCCAGACACACACAAACTCCCATACCTTCAAGCAGTGATCAAGGAAACACTAAGGCTAAGAATGGCAATTCCACTCCTTGTTCCACACATGAACCTCCATGATGCAAAGCTTGGTGGCTATGATATCCCTGCTGAGAGCAAGATCTTGGTCAATGCATGGTGGCTTGCTAACAACCCTGCTAAGTGGAACAACCCTCAAGAGTTTAGGCCTGAGAGGTTCTTGGAAGAAGAGTCCAAGGTTGAAGCTAACGGaaatgatttcag GTACCTACCCTTTGGTGTGGGGAGAAGGAGTTGCCCGGGGATCATTCTTGCATTGCCTATACTTGGCATCACATTGGGACGTTTGGTGCAAAACTTTGAGCTTTTACCTCCACCTGGACAGTCCAAGCTTGACACCACTGAGAAAGGAGGGCAGTTTAGTCTTCACATTCTCAAGCATTCCACCATTGTTGCCAAGCCCAGATCATTTTGA